A part of Bacillus rossius redtenbacheri isolate Brsri chromosome 1, Brsri_v3, whole genome shotgun sequence genomic DNA contains:
- the LOC134529898 gene encoding uncharacterized protein LOC134529898 codes for MISAHHGKPKSGSGEFARRQVVLAARVPPRETTESRALGGGDAGAFTENTRWASEAERAATTPSCEVTSVDASLLGPGREVTRVQGPEPTTSADETRSDGIKASKPVSTRPVGTRWCFMVCEYEELVRDHCGRFEEK; via the exons ATGATCTCCGCACATCATGGAAAACCGAAATCAG GCTCGGGCGAGTTCGCCAGGCGGCAAGTGGTACTCGCTGCCCGAGTTCCACCGCGAGAGACGACCGAGTCGCGGGCCCTAGGCGGGGGAGACGCGGGAGCATTCACCGAGaacactcgctgggcgagtgagGCTGAACGAGCAGCGACAACACCCAGCTGCGAGGTGACCTCGGTCGATGCCAGTCTGCTGGGTCCTGGCCGAGAAGTAACGCGAGTTCAGGGACCGGAGCCGACGACGAGTGCCGATGAGACAAGGAGCGACGGTATCAAGGCGAGCAAACCGGTCAGCACAAGACCTGTGGGTACTCGCTGGTGCTTCATGGTGTGTGAATACGAGGAGCTAGTTCGTGATCACTGTGGCAGATTTGAAGAAAAGTAG